One segment of Gammaproteobacteria bacterium DNA contains the following:
- the urtC gene encoding urea ABC transporter permease subunit UrtC yields MFTARFIQDDKAGQWFLGLLLLVCVLVPIFNLLVPQDSIFHFSTYSVTLLGKYLTYALLAVAADLVWGYLGILSLGHAAFFALGGYVMGMYLMRQIGDRGVYGNPVLPDFMVFLNWQELPWFWHGFDMFWFAALMIIVVPGVLAFVFGYLAFRSRVSGVYLSIITQALTYALMLAFFRNEMGFGGNNGLTDFKDILGFDLRSDGTRVFLFIASAFALAGGYVASRYIVNSRLGLACVAIRDAESRTRFIGYRVENIKLWIFTFSAVLAGIAGALYVPQVGIINPSEFSPLNSIELIIWVAIGGRATLFGAVIGALLVNYSKTYFTAALPEVWLFALGALFVLVTMYLPKGMAGLRWNRRVGA; encoded by the coding sequence ATGTTTACAGCACGCTTTATTCAAGACGACAAAGCTGGTCAATGGTTTCTCGGACTGTTGTTGCTGGTGTGTGTTCTGGTACCGATATTCAATTTATTGGTACCACAAGACAGTATTTTTCATTTTTCGACCTATAGTGTGACGCTATTAGGCAAGTATTTAACTTACGCCTTGCTCGCTGTCGCTGCCGACCTGGTGTGGGGATATCTTGGCATACTCAGTCTTGGCCATGCAGCCTTCTTCGCACTCGGTGGCTATGTCATGGGCATGTATTTGATGCGCCAGATCGGTGATCGCGGCGTCTACGGCAATCCGGTATTACCCGACTTTATGGTGTTTCTGAACTGGCAAGAGCTACCCTGGTTCTGGCATGGCTTCGATATGTTCTGGTTTGCTGCATTGATGATTATCGTCGTACCCGGTGTGTTGGCCTTTGTATTCGGTTACCTCGCTTTTCGATCACGCGTTTCCGGTGTGTATCTATCGATCATTACCCAGGCACTGACTTACGCACTCATGCTCGCCTTTTTCCGCAATGAGATGGGTTTTGGCGGCAATAACGGACTTACCGATTTTAAAGACATACTCGGTTTTGATTTACGCTCAGATGGCACACGCGTCTTTCTGTTTATTGCTTCGGCATTCGCACTGGCTGGCGGTTATGTCGCCTCGCGCTATATCGTCAATTCGCGACTCGGACTTGCCTGTGTCGCAATCAGAGACGCTGAGAGCCGTACGCGATTCATCGGTTATCGGGTCGAAAACATCAAGCTTTGGATTTTCACTTTTTCTGCTGTACTCGCAGGCATCGCCGGCGCACTTTATGTTCCACAGGTGGGCATTATTAACCCAAGCGAATTCTCTCCGCTCAATTCCATTGAGCTTATTATTTGGGTCGCAATCGGTGGTCGGGCAACACTGTTTGGCGCGGTCATAGGGGCATTGTTGGTCAATTACTCCAAAACCTATTTCACCGCCGCATTACCCGAAGTCTGGCTATTTGCACTCGGCGCCTTATTCGTACTTGTCACTATGTATCTGCCTAAGGGCATGGCGGGATTGCGATGGAATCGGAGGGTTGGCGCATGA
- the urtE gene encoding urea ABC transporter ATP-binding subunit UrtE, with protein sequence MLTLSGVNQFYGQSHTLWDIEMEITPGQCTCLMGRNGVGKTTLLNCIMGALSLESGEIVYQDKPLHSMSMEQRARNGIGYVPQGRQIFPLLTVEENLRIGLSSRRDNIRKIPEFIFDLFPVLKEMLQRRGGDLSGGQQQQLAIGRALVLDPKLLILDEPTEGIQPNVVAEIGDVIRKLNKEIGLTVLLVEQKLPFVRKVADRYYILDRGRRVANGNIDELSESLVKEYLTV encoded by the coding sequence ATGCTGACACTTTCTGGGGTGAACCAGTTCTACGGCCAGAGCCATACACTCTGGGATATCGAAATGGAAATAACACCGGGACAATGCACCTGTCTGATGGGACGCAATGGCGTTGGTAAAACCACGCTGCTGAATTGCATTATGGGGGCATTGTCACTGGAAAGCGGTGAAATCGTCTACCAGGATAAGCCGCTACACAGCATGAGCATGGAGCAACGCGCACGCAATGGCATTGGCTACGTTCCGCAGGGTCGTCAGATTTTTCCGTTACTCACGGTCGAAGAAAATCTCAGAATTGGTCTGTCATCGCGTCGCGACAATATCCGAAAAATCCCTGAATTCATTTTCGACCTGTTTCCAGTTTTAAAGGAAATGCTGCAACGCCGTGGCGGTGACCTCTCCGGCGGCCAACAACAGCAATTAGCGATAGGTCGTGCGCTGGTACTCGATCCAAAACTACTGATACTGGATGAGCCAACTGAAGGAATACAACCGAATGTAGTAGCAGAAATTGGCGACGTTATTCGCAAACTCAACAAAGAGATCGGGCTTACGGTTTTACTTGTTGAACAGAAGCTACCTTTTGTGCGCAAGGTAGCGGACCGATATTACATTCTTGATCGTGGCAGACGTGTCGCCAATGGCAATATCGACGAATTGAGCGAGTCTCTGGTAAAGGAATATCTCACAGTATGA
- the urtD gene encoding urea ABC transporter ATP-binding protein UrtD, whose product MSFTDTIKEVRNRDKVFSFLVPPEPPKLDLSHNIALYIEGVNKSFDGFKAINDLNLYIDAGELRCIIGPNGAGKSTMMDIITGRTKPDSGQVWFGQRLNLLELDEPRIAEAGIGRKFQKPTVFESLTVCQNLELAMAQNKRVIPLLFARLSGEQRDHIDEVLHTINLVDMQKELAAKLSHGQKQWLEIGMLLMQRPALLLVDEPVAGMTHQEMERTAALLTSLAGERSVIVVEHDMEFVRSIARKVTVLHQGSVLSEGTMDQVQNDPRVKEVYLGED is encoded by the coding sequence ATGAGTTTCACTGACACCATCAAGGAAGTTCGAAATCGCGACAAGGTCTTTAGTTTTCTGGTCCCACCAGAGCCACCGAAGCTAGATCTTTCACATAACATCGCACTATATATCGAAGGCGTGAACAAGAGCTTCGATGGATTCAAAGCGATCAATGATTTGAATCTTTACATCGACGCAGGCGAATTGCGCTGTATTATCGGTCCGAATGGCGCCGGCAAATCGACAATGATGGATATTATTACGGGGCGTACCAAACCAGACAGCGGACAAGTATGGTTTGGCCAACGCCTCAATCTACTCGAACTGGATGAACCGCGTATCGCCGAAGCCGGTATCGGTAGAAAATTTCAGAAACCAACTGTGTTCGAGTCACTAACGGTGTGTCAGAATCTGGAACTCGCGATGGCGCAGAACAAACGTGTCATCCCTTTGCTGTTCGCCAGACTAAGTGGCGAACAACGGGATCACATCGACGAAGTGTTACACACGATTAATCTCGTCGACATGCAAAAAGAACTGGCGGCGAAACTATCACACGGACAGAAGCAGTGGTTGGAGATCGGCATGCTACTCATGCAGAGACCCGCTTTGTTGCTGGTTGATGAACCTGTTGCCGGTATGACCCATCAGGAAATGGAACGTACGGCAGCACTGCTAACCTCGCTCGCCGGTGAGCGCTCCGTGATAGTGGTTGAACACGACATGGAATTTGTACGCTCGATCGCACGCAAGGTAACGGTTCTGCATCAGGGAAGCGTTTTATCCGAGGGCACCATGGATCAGGTGCAAAACGATCCACGCGTGAAAGAAGTTTATCTGGGGGAAGACTGA